A single Myxococcus virescens DNA region contains:
- a CDS encoding acyl-CoA desaturase, which produces MLPFFAAHWTLSVLFQSLFQHRYAAHRMFTMTPRAERALHLGTALVQGSSYLDPRAYAILHREHHAYADTVRDPHSPAHHKHLPRMMLETGRRYGGLLTGNVQAEARFTGGYPQWPAVDRFFSSWASRLGFGALYTLVYKRFATRRWHWALLPVHFVMGPVHGAIVNWCGHRYGYRNFKIRDQSRNTLPLDVVCMGELFQNNHHARPASPDFAAKRFELDPTWQVMRLLARLRLIRVSHAPPSQPAAAGERRQRPTRRLLMRRKAHGTPTFECPS; this is translated from the coding sequence ATGCTTCCCTTTTTCGCCGCCCATTGGACGCTGAGTGTGCTCTTCCAAAGCCTCTTCCAGCACCGCTATGCCGCACACCGGATGTTCACGATGACGCCGCGCGCTGAACGCGCCCTGCACCTGGGCACCGCGCTGGTGCAGGGCTCGAGCTACCTCGACCCACGCGCCTACGCCATCCTGCATCGTGAACACCATGCCTACGCGGACACTGTTCGTGACCCGCACTCTCCCGCGCACCACAAACACCTGCCGCGCATGATGTTGGAGACGGGGCGTCGCTACGGGGGCCTACTCACGGGCAACGTCCAGGCCGAGGCACGCTTTACTGGTGGCTACCCCCAGTGGCCCGCAGTGGACCGCTTCTTCAGCAGTTGGGCTTCCCGCCTGGGGTTTGGTGCGCTCTACACGCTAGTCTACAAGCGCTTCGCCACGCGCCGATGGCACTGGGCGCTCCTCCCCGTGCACTTTGTGATGGGGCCTGTGCATGGTGCCATCGTGAACTGGTGCGGACACCGATACGGCTACCGCAACTTCAAGATTCGAGACCAGTCACGAAACACGCTGCCTCTGGACGTAGTGTGCATGGGCGAGCTATTCCAGAACAACCACCATGCCCGGCCGGCGAGCCCAGACTTCGCCGCGAAGCGCTTCGAGTTGGACCCCACATGGCAGGTGATGCGGCTGCTCGCCCGCCTGAGGCTCATCCGAGTATCGCACGCCCCGCCCTCGCAGCCTGCAGCAGCAGGCGAGCGGCGCCAACGCCCGACACGCCGCCTGCTCATGCGTCGCAAGGCCCACGGCACTCCCACGTTCGAATGTCCATCCTGA
- a CDS encoding PRC-barrel domain-containing protein: MRFSERIRPGRTVVAAGGQQIGVVEAVYIDSETWKVEGLQVKLRSEAADQIGAFWNFFHAGRVELPTRIVQSVSATVVLSVSMDELCQVLPLESTQRSHEAQPERRSHST; the protein is encoded by the coding sequence ATGCGATTTTCAGAGCGTATCCGCCCAGGTCGTACCGTTGTGGCCGCAGGGGGGCAGCAGATAGGCGTCGTGGAGGCCGTGTACATTGACAGCGAGACTTGGAAGGTCGAGGGGCTTCAAGTGAAGCTGCGCTCCGAAGCCGCCGACCAGATTGGAGCGTTCTGGAATTTCTTCCACGCCGGCCGGGTCGAGCTGCCTACCCGTATTGTCCAGTCAGTAAGCGCCACCGTGGTGCTGTCGGTCTCCATGGACGAGCTTTGCCAAGTACTCCCATTGGAGTCCACACAGCGCTCACATGAGGCGCAGCCCGAAAGAAGGAGCCACTCCACTTGA